The DNA sequence TTAACTCAAttcaacttagccttatcccaactaacaAATGGGGTTGCCTATATGGATCCTCTCCCACCAGTCAACCATATTCAAACTAATACTTGTTACAAGGTCAAAAATGTACATGTTTTTCGTCACCACTTCTCCTGGTGTCATTTTTGCTTACCCTTGACTTTTTTCTTAGCTCCTTCAATGTAAATCAAATCATTCCTCCGAGCATTAGAAGTCCTCAAATGATTTTCTTGCGGTTTATCATGTATTGGAGTTACTCTTAATTGAattctaatttgttcatttcttAGTTTTTCTAGTTTTATCACTCAtttatctcaacatcctcatcttagtTCTAATAAGACTGTGTTCCAAGATATCATACTAAATATAACCTAAGTCCACCCATTATCTTGAACTTGTAGactcactattttttttttttggtggtaaaatagacataatatttattttccatATATTTGTCAACGCATCTGCTTAATCTCAACATTTTGTGAATCCTAGATACCCCATTACCTAAGATCATCTCAACTCTAAATCGTGGTTAAAGAGAATGAACTAAACATTTATACTTTAAAAGATTTTAGAAATGTATAATGaacattttaaaattaagggcccgtttgataacgtttcaagaaacagaacaaaaagtgtttgataaaactgtttcgtttcacttgttttcagaaatagaaatagaaatttctacctatttatggttcaaaacTTGTTAcgtcgtttctggaaatgacttgtGGACATTATTTCACTGGctactatcgacttccaaaaacatgacttatcaaataccttcaattctgtttatgtttttagaaacgaaaattcatgtttctgccattttttaaaacagaaacggcaaaaacgttTTCAAACGGCCCTTAAAGTTATTTTTGATATAGTTttttagaatgcattccaagaatgcaaaACAAACGCAGCAAAATTGGGTTATATTTTTAGCCTATTCCTATCAACTCTGGGTTGATCCAGTGGTTTTAAATGGAATCGATTGGAATCCCGATTCCGAGTTTTTTAAACCTGATTTCTGTGGTTTTAAATGGGATCGACCCCTTCACGATTTCCATGTGGCGCCGAAGCTGTGAAGCCATCTAAACTGTGAAACCGTTACCAACTGAGCTCGTCGGAAGAAACAGGGGAACGCAAATCCAGAGACGTCGGCCGGTGCGAATTGGACGGGAAGATTTCCAGTTCGATGGCGGCGCTTCTTCTACATACGACAACTACAGCTATAGCTATGGCTCCTAGTGGATGCGTACGCTTACGCATCTCACGGCCGGCAACGCATATTAGACGCTCTTCAGTATCTCCATTTGCTACGCTCTCTCCTCCTCGCGGCCGCACCAGCgatgccaccaccaccatcgaTTGGGTGGAAGCTACTTCAAGCTtcttcgatcaagacaccaggCCTATCATGCTATTCGACGGTACAAACCCACGCTCAGTCCCAATTCCTAACTactcattgtcttcttcatcagattctaaCTTTTCAGCCCTAATTCTTGTTTGTTTGGTTTATTTGGTTTCTGGGTAGGTGTATGCAACTTATGTAATGGAGGTGTGAGGTTCGTCCGTGAGAACGACCGAGACAGGTTAGTTTCTTTGACACTCTGTAGAACTTCAATACATTACATTAAATGATTATCCAAAGGGGCACTGGAACTTTTATCAAATAATATGTAGCAAGCTCATTTCAGGATTTTAAGAACTACCATTGACATTGGATTGATGAATCCATCTTACAGTGATGAACATATGCAATCAAATGAATAATTCTTCACAGAATCTGTGAGATTagcattttccattttccctgAAAACAAAAATCGTCTCATTTAACATTGTTGGTGAACTCATAAGTTATCTCACAGTAGAAACAGAATACAGCTTCTGACAAGCAATTGATGATCAAAAAAATGCTTTGATTCATTCCATGGCAATTAAACTTCAGAagggttttgttttgaagagaACTGATTAGTCTCCCTAGTGCCTACTCTGATTTAAACTGTTATTAGGATGGGTTTCTGAACACTTTTGGAGTTATATTATACCTTCAATGATTAACTCTCTTTCCCTAACTCAACAGAAATATAAGATTTGAAGCTCTCCAGAGTGAATCAGGGAGGAAACTGCTGAGAAGATCTGGAAGATCACCTGATGACATTTCAAGTGTTGTACTCGTTGAGAAGGAAAGGTATTTCCCTATCTAAAAGAGTATCCATTGCATTTTCTTCTTTCAGTGTCCATATGAATGCTGGTTTTGGTAATTGCAaacataagattttttttcctgttccATAATTTTctagaaaagaataaaattgaGATATATCAAGGTTCTGTTTGTTTCTAAAATAACAGGAATATGTATTCCATGAAACTAAGAGGCACTTTTCTTACTTTTTTAACCTAGCAATCATATGGACACTGATGCTAGTTGGAAGACTTCATATTAATTGCATGCAATTTTAGAACCCTTATCTTTattttctcatctctcatcttttaatctcttcctcccccccccccttttttttggacttgtttttttctattttgttttatatggatccatgtaggctacccattaagttgggataaggctgagtttgttgttgttgttgtatgcaATTTTGGAATGTAGTTAATGTAGTTATGTAACACATTTGGTGATTAGCATACATTTTAAAAATTTGTGTTTCGTTCTGAAATAATATTTCACAGTGAAGGCATTCCACTATTCTACATGCAAACAGATGATTCTTAAGTTATATGGATTGTACACAGTGaatttttccaacaaaaaaatataatttggtTCTTCTTTGTCCTGCAGATCATATATCAAGTCAGATGCAGTGCTGAAGATCATGGAATACATTAACCTGCCTTTCCCCCAAATAGCATTCTTTTTACAGTTTGTACCTATGTAAGTAATCCCTTTATCTCAGGTCAACTATTAGTttcaatatttttcttattctcaTGCACTTGGAATTTGTTCTGAaataaccaacaaaaaaaaaatgtagtttttgacGCTATAGTTTTCTCTATTATGGTTTTTTGGGGGTACAAATTTTCTCTGTTATGGATGGTGGCAGGTTCATGCGGGATTTTGTATACGACAATGTTGCAAACAACCGATATTCAATCTTTGGTCGCTCAGATTCGTGTGAGATATAAATCAGTCTAGCTCTACCATTACCAATTTAGTCTGTATATTGGAGAAAACACTC is a window from the Macadamia integrifolia cultivar HAES 741 chromosome 5, SCU_Mint_v3, whole genome shotgun sequence genome containing:
- the LOC122078661 gene encoding DCC family protein At1g52590, chloroplastic, producing the protein MAALLLHTTTTAIAMAPSGCVRLRISRPATHIRRSSVSPFATLSPPRGRTSDATTTIDWVEATSSFFDQDTRPIMLFDGVCNLCNGGVRFVRENDRDRNIRFEALQSESGRKLLRRSGRSPDDISSVVLVEKERSYIKSDAVLKIMEYINLPFPQIAFFLQFVPMFMRDFVYDNVANNRYSIFGRSDSCEI